One window of the Arthrobacter sp. D5-1 genome contains the following:
- a CDS encoding DUF3073 domain-containing protein, translating into MGRGRQKAKATKQARDIKYYSPNTDYSALERELTGPSSRVKSHFPDDPPEPDYSAYEDKYAEDDDDEVDTRRIG; encoded by the coding sequence ATGGGGCGCGGCCGTCAAAAGGCAAAAGCTACCAAGCAGGCTCGGGATATTAAGTACTACTCCCCGAACACTGACTATTCGGCACTTGAGCGGGAGCTCACGGGTCCGTCCAGTCGTGTCAAGAGCCACTTCCCCGACGATCCCCCGGAGCCGGACTATTCGGCTTATGAGGATAAGTACGCGGAAGACGACGACGACGAGGTTGACACCCGCCGGATCGGATAG
- a CDS encoding septum formation family protein, translating into MGVLVLIGVVIWVLLNLLGTRPEAAVTTPSATATPGPLPRDANSKDFQVGDCFADFDPNASEARAVACDTEHSAQLIGVHVYPGDDSFPGTNALRDKGREVCKTAVAKLTEAADNYVLLQQNVYPSPTSWDRGDRRVDCFIVVDSGNTIKEDLLQK; encoded by the coding sequence GTGGGCGTACTCGTACTCATTGGTGTGGTGATCTGGGTACTGCTGAATCTGTTGGGAACCCGGCCCGAAGCCGCTGTCACCACCCCGAGCGCCACTGCTACCCCGGGTCCACTCCCCCGTGACGCCAACTCCAAGGACTTCCAGGTGGGCGACTGCTTCGCCGACTTTGATCCCAACGCCAGCGAGGCACGCGCCGTGGCCTGCGATACCGAACACTCGGCCCAGCTCATTGGGGTGCACGTGTACCCGGGCGACGATTCCTTCCCCGGAACCAACGCCCTCCGGGACAAGGGTCGGGAGGTGTGCAAGACCGCGGTGGCCAAGCTCACCGAGGCCGCCGATAACTACGTCTTGCTTCAGCAAAACGTCTACCCGAGCCCCACCAGTTGGGATCGGGGCGACCGCCGCGTCGATTGCTTCATCGTGGTGGACTCGGGCAACACCATCAAGGAAGACCTCCTGCAGAAGTAG
- a CDS encoding pyridoxamine 5'-phosphate oxidase family protein, with product MDTISSADELEELIGLPLERTRKKVRTSLSDFDRQWLAASPFCVVSTTDAQGRVDASPKGDPAGFIHVLDHQTIAIPERPGNKLAFGFHNILENPNVGILSVVPGRTDTLRINGTAQIVRDADFFDHMVVKGHRPRAAIVVTVDEVFTHCGKAFMRSGLWQPETWEPEGLPSIAVLSKAYTQPETPLEELESYYGPSYAERMYRD from the coding sequence ATGGACACCATTTCAAGCGCGGATGAACTCGAAGAACTCATAGGCCTGCCCCTTGAACGCACGCGAAAAAAAGTGCGTACGTCGCTCAGCGATTTTGACCGCCAATGGTTGGCCGCGAGCCCCTTTTGCGTGGTGTCCACCACGGACGCCCAGGGTCGCGTTGACGCTTCTCCCAAGGGGGATCCCGCAGGATTCATCCACGTCCTGGATCACCAGACCATTGCCATCCCCGAGCGGCCCGGCAACAAGCTGGCCTTCGGTTTCCACAACATCCTGGAGAACCCCAACGTCGGCATTCTGTCCGTAGTCCCCGGCCGGACGGACACCTTGCGGATCAACGGTACGGCGCAGATTGTCCGGGATGCCGATTTCTTCGATCACATGGTGGTCAAGGGACATCGACCCCGAGCTGCCATTGTGGTCACCGTTGACGAAGTCTTCACGCATTGCGGCAAGGCCTTCATGCGCAGCGGCTTGTGGCAGCCTGAAACCTGGGAACCGGAAGGGCTGCCCAGCATCGCGGTCCTGTCCAAGGCCTACACCCAACCGGAGACACCGCTGGAAGAGTTGGAGTCCTACTACGGACCCTCCTACGCCGAGCGGATGTACCGGGACTGA
- a CDS encoding ABC transporter permease, whose translation MMKRDASGYNGIPRWIYAVAALGGLLVVLPLVAMLAKVNWPQFIPLITSESSLAALSLSLRTSAASTVLCIGLGVPLALVLARGDFPGQRLLRAFVLLPLVLPPVVGGIALLYTFGRQGLLGKSLEVAGIQIAFSTTAVVLAQTFVALPFLVVSLEGALRSAGKKYEAVAATLGARPTTVLRRVTLPLVLPGLASGAVLSFARSLGEFGATLTFAGSLEGVTRTLPLEIYLQRETDADAAVALSLVLVAVAVAVVGLSYGRRQGSKRVEVQS comes from the coding sequence CTGATGAAACGAGACGCCTCCGGGTACAACGGCATCCCGCGGTGGATCTATGCCGTGGCCGCTCTCGGAGGATTACTGGTGGTCCTGCCATTGGTGGCAATGCTGGCCAAGGTCAACTGGCCGCAGTTCATCCCACTCATCACGTCCGAGTCCTCGCTCGCAGCACTGAGCCTTAGCCTGCGAACCTCGGCCGCAAGCACGGTGCTCTGCATCGGGCTGGGTGTTCCTTTGGCGTTGGTGCTGGCGCGTGGCGACTTTCCAGGTCAGCGCCTGCTGAGGGCGTTTGTCCTCTTACCGCTGGTGCTGCCGCCCGTCGTCGGGGGCATCGCGCTGCTGTACACGTTTGGGCGCCAGGGCCTGCTGGGGAAGTCCTTGGAGGTGGCGGGAATCCAGATTGCATTTTCCACTACCGCGGTGGTCCTGGCCCAGACTTTTGTGGCCCTGCCGTTCCTGGTGGTCAGCCTGGAGGGGGCTCTGCGATCAGCCGGAAAGAAGTACGAAGCCGTCGCTGCGACACTCGGCGCCCGGCCAACCACGGTTCTCCGCCGGGTCACGCTCCCGTTGGTCCTGCCGGGGCTCGCGTCCGGTGCGGTGTTGTCCTTCGCACGCAGCTTGGGCGAATTCGGAGCCACCCTGACCTTCGCGGGAAGCCTGGAAGGGGTCACCCGCACGTTGCCGTTGGAGATCTATCTGCAGCGGGAGACCGACGCCGATGCCGCCGTCGCACTGTCCTTGGTGCTGGTGGCGGTGGCGGTTGCCGTGGTGGGGCTCAGCTACGGCCGCAGGCAGGGCAGTAAGCGCGTGGAGGTCCAATCGTGA
- the clpB gene encoding ATP-dependent chaperone ClpB, with protein sequence MDVKFTTKSQEALSAAAMNASTAGNPQLEPAHLLKALMDQREGVAVALLRATGADPDAVSVQASSAIKALPSSSGSSVQQAQLSRQSMQAIQAAQNEADKLGDSFVSTEHLLLGLSAGSDAVGKLMRDAGASHEALLAALPGVRGDRNVNSPDPENTFQALEKFGTDLTAVARSGKLDPVIGRDSEIRRVVQVLSRRTKNNPVLIGEPGVGKTAVVEGLAQRMVAGDVPESLRGKTLIALDLASMVAGAKYRGEFEERLKAVLEEIKNSNGQIVTFIDEIHTVVGAGATGESAMDAGNMLKPMLARGELRLIGATTLDEYRENIEKDPALERRFQQVYVGEPSVEDTIGILRGLKERYEAHHKVAIADSALVAAATLSNRYISGRQLPDKAIDLVDEAASRLRMEIDSAPEEIDQLRRAVDRLTMEELALQGETDPASVERLAALRADKADKNEELSALNARWEAEKAGLNRVGELKARIDELRSAADKSQREGDLESASRILYGELPALERELSAAAEEESARSESKPELMVAEDVTADDIAEVISAWTGIPAGRMLQGESQKLLHMEEELGKRLIGQSKAVQAVSDAVRRARAGISDPNRPTGSFLFLGPTGVGKTELAKALADFLFDDERAMIRIDMSEYSEKHSVARLVGAPPGYVGYEEGGQLTEAVRRRPYSVVLLDEVEKAHPEVFDILLQVLDDGRLTDGQGRTVDFRNTILVLTSNSGSQFLVDPTMDAKAKREAVMAVVQASFKPEFLNRLDEIVLFDPLSVEELARIVELHVAELSNRLRDRRLSLEVSDGARAWLAMSGFDPAYGARPLRRLVQREIGDRLAKEILAGEISDGDTVLVDTAADLDELTVEGLEALTGPDGGAPVGTGLTVRRK encoded by the coding sequence TTGGACGTCAAATTCACCACCAAAAGCCAGGAGGCCCTTTCTGCGGCCGCCATGAATGCCTCGACTGCCGGCAACCCGCAGCTTGAGCCCGCGCATCTGTTGAAGGCGCTGATGGACCAGCGTGAAGGCGTTGCAGTGGCCCTGCTGCGAGCCACCGGTGCCGACCCTGATGCCGTGAGCGTGCAGGCCAGCTCGGCTATCAAAGCGCTGCCGTCGTCCTCAGGCAGTTCTGTCCAGCAGGCACAATTGTCGCGCCAATCCATGCAGGCCATCCAGGCTGCCCAGAATGAGGCTGACAAACTTGGCGACTCCTTCGTCTCCACTGAACATCTTCTGTTGGGCCTCTCGGCAGGAAGTGACGCCGTCGGAAAGCTGATGCGCGACGCCGGTGCCTCCCATGAGGCGCTGCTCGCCGCCCTGCCGGGTGTCCGAGGGGACAGGAACGTCAACTCACCGGACCCGGAAAACACCTTCCAAGCGCTGGAGAAGTTCGGCACAGACCTCACTGCAGTTGCCCGTTCGGGCAAGCTGGACCCCGTGATCGGGCGCGACAGCGAGATCCGTCGTGTCGTTCAGGTCCTGAGCCGCCGCACCAAGAACAACCCCGTGCTGATTGGCGAGCCCGGCGTCGGCAAGACCGCCGTGGTTGAAGGACTCGCCCAGCGTATGGTGGCCGGTGACGTCCCGGAGAGCCTGCGCGGCAAGACGCTCATCGCGCTGGACCTGGCCTCCATGGTTGCCGGCGCAAAGTACCGCGGCGAGTTCGAAGAACGACTGAAGGCCGTGCTTGAGGAGATCAAGAACTCCAACGGCCAGATCGTCACGTTCATCGACGAAATCCACACAGTGGTAGGTGCAGGTGCAACGGGTGAAAGCGCCATGGATGCAGGCAACATGCTCAAGCCCATGCTGGCCCGGGGCGAGCTCCGCCTCATCGGCGCCACCACCTTGGATGAGTACCGCGAGAACATTGAAAAGGACCCGGCCCTGGAGCGCCGCTTCCAACAGGTCTACGTGGGCGAGCCCAGCGTGGAGGACACCATTGGTATCCTCCGCGGCCTGAAGGAGCGTTACGAGGCGCACCACAAAGTGGCCATCGCCGACTCCGCGTTGGTGGCCGCGGCAACGCTGTCCAACCGCTACATCTCGGGCCGGCAGCTCCCTGATAAGGCCATCGACCTCGTGGATGAGGCCGCGTCCCGGCTCCGCATGGAGATCGATTCCGCGCCGGAAGAGATCGACCAGCTGCGCCGCGCCGTTGACCGCTTGACTATGGAAGAGCTGGCCTTGCAAGGCGAGACCGATCCGGCATCGGTGGAACGACTGGCTGCCCTCCGCGCGGACAAAGCCGACAAGAACGAGGAACTCAGTGCCCTGAATGCGCGCTGGGAAGCCGAGAAGGCCGGGCTCAACCGGGTGGGCGAGCTCAAGGCAAGGATTGACGAACTGCGTTCCGCCGCGGACAAGTCCCAGCGCGAGGGCGACCTCGAATCGGCGTCGCGGATCCTTTACGGCGAGCTGCCCGCACTGGAACGGGAGTTGAGCGCCGCTGCAGAGGAAGAATCGGCCCGGAGCGAGTCAAAGCCCGAGTTGATGGTCGCCGAAGACGTGACTGCTGACGACATCGCCGAGGTGATCTCTGCCTGGACGGGGATCCCTGCCGGCCGCATGCTGCAAGGTGAGTCGCAGAAGCTGCTCCACATGGAAGAGGAGCTTGGCAAGCGCCTGATCGGGCAGAGCAAGGCTGTACAGGCTGTGTCCGATGCTGTGCGCCGTGCGCGCGCAGGCATCAGCGATCCCAATCGCCCCACGGGTTCGTTCCTGTTCCTTGGCCCCACCGGCGTAGGTAAGACGGAGCTGGCCAAGGCTTTGGCAGACTTCCTCTTTGACGACGAACGCGCCATGATCCGGATCGACATGTCCGAGTACAGCGAGAAGCATTCGGTGGCCCGCCTGGTGGGTGCCCCTCCCGGATACGTGGGCTATGAGGAGGGCGGCCAGCTGACTGAGGCTGTGCGGCGCAGGCCGTATTCCGTGGTGCTGCTGGACGAGGTGGAGAAGGCCCACCCGGAGGTCTTCGACATCCTCCTGCAGGTCCTCGACGACGGCCGGCTCACCGACGGTCAGGGCCGCACCGTGGACTTCCGCAACACCATCCTGGTGCTGACGTCCAACTCCGGAAGCCAGTTCCTGGTGGACCCCACCATGGACGCCAAGGCCAAGCGCGAGGCCGTCATGGCTGTGGTGCAGGCATCCTTCAAGCCGGAGTTCCTGAACCGCCTGGACGAGATCGTGCTCTTCGATCCGCTGTCCGTGGAGGAACTGGCCCGGATCGTGGAACTCCACGTGGCCGAGCTCAGCAACCGACTCCGGGATCGCCGCTTGAGCCTGGAAGTTTCGGACGGGGCGCGTGCATGGCTGGCCATGTCCGGGTTCGATCCCGCTTACGGTGCCCGACCCCTTCGCCGGCTCGTCCAGCGGGAGATCGGCGACCGTCTGGCCAAGGAGATCCTTGCCGGCGAAATCAGCGACGGAGACACCGTGCTGGTGGACACCGCAGCCGACCTGGACGAGCTCACCGTTGAGGGCCTCGAGGCACTGACCGGCCCCGACGGCGGCGCTCCCGTAGGAACGGGCCTTACGGTCCGCAGGAAGTAA
- a CDS encoding VOC family protein has translation MTARKRYASGEPCWADLQTRDVAAAKDFYHQVFGWSFKDLPTPDGRSYAQAFVKDQLVAVIAPQNPMQEAAGTHGQWNIYFAATDTEEIADDAVHAGGKLQFGPEAVADTGVLAFIEPPGGGTTGVWQAGTHVGSHLFNEPGALAWAELLTPEPQSAVAFFQQLFGHEVTEYPQDDGGSYSTLMVKGDEVAGIVPADEGDEAGWQIYFGVADLRKAVEAAVAAGGELLVEPEDKPEMGSLATIQDPQGGILSLIQV, from the coding sequence ATGACGGCACGGAAACGTTACGCCAGCGGTGAGCCGTGCTGGGCTGACCTTCAGACCAGGGACGTGGCCGCGGCCAAGGATTTCTATCACCAGGTCTTCGGGTGGAGTTTCAAGGACCTTCCCACTCCTGATGGCCGAAGCTACGCGCAAGCCTTCGTCAAGGATCAACTGGTGGCCGTGATCGCGCCGCAGAACCCCATGCAGGAGGCGGCCGGAACGCATGGCCAGTGGAACATCTATTTCGCTGCCACGGACACTGAAGAAATTGCCGACGACGCCGTTCACGCAGGCGGCAAGCTCCAGTTTGGTCCCGAGGCTGTCGCGGACACGGGGGTCCTGGCGTTCATCGAACCCCCCGGCGGCGGAACCACTGGCGTTTGGCAGGCTGGAACGCACGTGGGAAGTCATCTGTTCAATGAGCCCGGCGCATTGGCGTGGGCTGAACTGTTGACGCCCGAGCCACAGTCCGCCGTCGCGTTTTTCCAGCAGCTTTTCGGTCATGAGGTCACCGAATACCCCCAGGACGACGGCGGCAGCTACAGCACGCTGATGGTCAAGGGCGACGAAGTAGCCGGTATCGTTCCTGCCGATGAAGGCGACGAGGCTGGTTGGCAGATCTACTTCGGTGTAGCGGACCTGCGCAAAGCCGTGGAAGCGGCAGTCGCAGCCGGGGGAGAGCTCCTCGTGGAGCCGGAGGACAAGCCCGAGATGGGATCGCTGGCCACCATCCAGGACCCGCAGGGCGGAATCCTGAGCCTGATCCAGGTCTAG
- a CDS encoding ATP-binding cassette domain-containing protein, which produces MSFQMQASLGARNFDMSLRLNDGETVAILGPNGAGKSTLLGVIAGLLRPDSGAATMGTTKNGERALFNLDGDTRLWSPPHLRGTALLAQEALLFPHLNALDNVAFGPRSAGASKADARETARHWLAEVDASPLADRKPSQMSGGQAQRVAVARALAAEPELLLLDEPMAALDIHAAPLLRRVLKRVLEGRKAIIVTHDVLDAYMLADRVIVVENGRIAEQGPTRQVLERPRSHFAAGLAGLNLVAGTLSEDGITTPDGRVFAGQHDPDWSPQSGQAGVAAFPPSSVSVFPGEVHGSPRNSFPVVITDLEPHGDQIRVRASLGQSAQVLSADITPAASADLGLVPGMEVRFVVKSALVSLYPA; this is translated from the coding sequence GTGAGTTTTCAAATGCAGGCCAGCCTCGGCGCCAGGAATTTCGACATGTCCCTCAGGCTCAACGACGGCGAGACCGTTGCCATTCTTGGTCCCAACGGGGCCGGGAAATCGACGCTGTTGGGTGTGATCGCCGGACTGCTGCGGCCGGATTCCGGCGCGGCCACGATGGGCACAACGAAAAACGGCGAACGGGCGTTGTTCAACCTCGACGGCGACACTCGCTTGTGGAGCCCACCGCACCTCAGGGGGACCGCCCTACTGGCCCAGGAAGCCCTCCTGTTTCCCCACCTGAACGCGTTGGACAACGTGGCGTTCGGGCCGCGCAGTGCGGGGGCTTCGAAGGCGGACGCGCGGGAAACTGCCCGGCACTGGCTGGCGGAGGTTGATGCCTCGCCGCTGGCCGACAGGAAGCCCTCCCAAATGTCCGGCGGGCAGGCCCAACGGGTTGCGGTGGCGCGCGCTTTGGCAGCCGAACCGGAACTCCTCCTCCTTGACGAGCCCATGGCCGCACTTGATATCCATGCTGCCCCCTTGCTGCGCCGCGTGCTCAAGCGGGTTCTTGAGGGCCGCAAAGCCATCATTGTTACGCACGACGTCCTGGATGCCTACATGCTTGCCGATCGCGTCATCGTGGTGGAAAACGGAAGGATCGCCGAGCAAGGCCCTACACGCCAGGTCCTTGAAAGGCCCAGAAGCCATTTCGCAGCCGGCTTGGCAGGGCTTAACCTCGTTGCCGGCACCCTCAGCGAGGACGGGATTACGACGCCGGATGGCCGGGTTTTCGCCGGCCAGCACGACCCCGACTGGTCACCCCAGTCCGGCCAGGCAGGCGTGGCAGCGTTCCCGCCGTCGAGCGTTTCCGTTTTTCCCGGTGAGGTGCACGGCAGCCCGCGCAATTCCTTTCCCGTGGTCATCACGGACCTTGAACCACACGGCGACCAGATCAGGGTGCGCGCAAGTCTGGGGCAATCTGCGCAGGTCCTTTCCGCCGACATCACCCCGGCTGCTTCTGCCGATCTGGGCCTGGTGCCTGGCATGGAGGTGAGGTTCGTGGTCAAGTCCGCGTTGGTCTCGCTGTACCCGGCGTGA
- a CDS encoding TOBE domain-containing protein has product MPQIRISEAARFLGVSDDTVRRWTENGTLTAQKDSAGRLAVDGLELATLARGQSHLPNDPSRTGSSARNRFVGLVTGITADKVMAQVELQCGPFRVVSLMSSEAVTELGLELGSVATAVVKATTVIIETPQGKSIV; this is encoded by the coding sequence ATGCCGCAAATACGAATCTCGGAGGCCGCTCGCTTCCTGGGTGTCAGCGACGACACCGTAAGGCGCTGGACGGAAAACGGAACGCTGACCGCCCAGAAAGACTCGGCCGGACGCCTCGCAGTGGACGGACTTGAACTCGCAACGCTTGCCCGCGGGCAATCACACCTTCCCAACGATCCCTCGCGGACAGGAAGCTCGGCCCGGAACCGGTTCGTTGGCCTGGTCACGGGCATCACCGCGGACAAGGTCATGGCTCAAGTGGAGCTTCAATGCGGGCCTTTCCGCGTGGTGTCACTCATGAGCAGTGAAGCCGTCACTGAGCTCGGCCTGGAACTTGGTTCGGTGGCCACCGCCGTGGTCAAGGCCACCACTGTCATCATCGAAACTCCCCAGGGAAAGAGCATCGTATGA
- a CDS encoding VOC family protein, which yields MPEADSYKQGTPCWVDLSSNDIDVSRKFYSDLFGWELDAMDAGNGMTYYMAKLKGRYVAGMMQQMPDAPEGMPSYWANYLAVDSADEAAQRVEAAGGTLLSPPDSVPNGSGRMFFATDPTGAQIGFWEAGNHPGSGLVNEPGTMIWNELQTHDVPKAVAFYEAVTGCASETEPAGDLQEYTSLLVEGRRVAGALKLPIEGLSPFWMTYFNVVDIDATLGQAVELGSHVIAPAFDVPGVGRMAVLMDPAGAAFSIMTGLEA from the coding sequence ATGCCGGAGGCTGACAGCTACAAGCAGGGGACACCATGTTGGGTGGACCTTTCCTCCAACGATATTGACGTTTCCAGGAAGTTCTACAGCGACCTCTTCGGATGGGAGCTGGATGCCATGGACGCCGGGAACGGTATGACCTATTACATGGCAAAGCTCAAAGGCCGCTACGTCGCGGGCATGATGCAGCAGATGCCCGATGCTCCGGAAGGGATGCCGTCCTACTGGGCAAATTACCTGGCGGTGGACTCGGCAGATGAAGCGGCGCAGCGCGTGGAAGCGGCTGGAGGAACCCTGCTTTCCCCTCCCGACTCCGTCCCGAACGGCTCAGGGCGTATGTTCTTCGCCACAGATCCCACCGGAGCCCAGATCGGGTTCTGGGAAGCAGGCAATCACCCGGGATCCGGCCTGGTCAATGAACCGGGCACCATGATTTGGAATGAGCTGCAAACACATGACGTCCCCAAAGCTGTAGCGTTCTACGAGGCTGTGACAGGGTGCGCCAGCGAAACTGAACCTGCCGGTGACCTGCAGGAGTACACCAGCCTGCTGGTGGAGGGACGACGGGTTGCAGGTGCCCTGAAGCTGCCTATTGAGGGGTTGTCGCCGTTCTGGATGACCTACTTCAACGTGGTGGACATTGATGCCACCTTGGGGCAGGCCGTTGAGTTGGGCAGCCACGTCATAGCCCCGGCCTTCGACGTGCCGGGAGTAGGTCGCATGGCCGTCCTCATGGATCCTGCCGGGGCAGCATTCAGCATCATGACGGGGCTTGAAGCATGA
- the purM gene encoding phosphoribosylformylglycinamidine cyclo-ligase — translation MSSATPAAGSTPNKTGITYASAGVDVEAGDRAVELMKGAIKATHNSSVIGGVGGFAGLYDVSKLLTYKKPLLATSTDGVGTKVAIAQAMDIHDTIGFDLVGMVVDDIVVVGAEPLYMTDYIACGKVVPERIADIVRGIAAACSVAGTALVGGETAEHPGLLGEHEYDVAGAATGIVEADALLGPDRVRAGDVVIGMASSGLHSNGYSLVRRVINHAGWALDRQVSELGRTLGEELLEPTRVYAADCLDLARTFPVTGGAAVHGFSHVTGGGLAANLARVLPQGLVATVDRNTWELPAIFKLVSELGNVPLADLERTLNLGVGMVAIVSAEAADAAVARLNDRGLPSWVMGTVSADSDSIDKTGPDYVQGAKGVDGGAVRLVNAYA, via the coding sequence ATGAGCTCCGCAACCCCCGCCGCTGGAAGCACCCCGAACAAAACAGGCATCACCTACGCTTCTGCTGGTGTCGACGTTGAAGCGGGCGACCGCGCAGTCGAACTCATGAAGGGCGCCATCAAGGCGACACACAACTCTTCGGTGATTGGCGGCGTCGGCGGTTTCGCTGGCCTGTACGACGTCTCCAAACTGCTCACCTACAAGAAGCCGCTGCTGGCCACGTCCACTGACGGTGTTGGCACCAAGGTAGCCATCGCGCAGGCCATGGACATCCACGACACCATCGGTTTCGACCTGGTGGGCATGGTGGTGGACGACATCGTCGTTGTAGGTGCTGAGCCGCTCTACATGACCGACTACATCGCGTGCGGCAAGGTTGTTCCGGAGCGGATCGCAGACATCGTCCGCGGTATCGCTGCTGCCTGCTCCGTTGCCGGCACCGCCCTGGTGGGTGGCGAAACCGCTGAGCACCCGGGCCTCCTGGGTGAGCACGAGTACGACGTCGCAGGTGCCGCAACCGGCATCGTCGAGGCCGACGCCCTCCTCGGCCCGGACCGTGTCCGCGCCGGTGACGTCGTGATCGGTATGGCCTCCTCGGGCCTGCACTCCAACGGCTACTCACTGGTCCGCCGCGTCATCAACCACGCCGGTTGGGCCCTGGACCGCCAGGTTTCCGAGCTCGGGCGCACCTTGGGCGAAGAACTCCTGGAGCCGACCCGCGTTTACGCAGCTGACTGCCTCGACCTTGCCCGCACCTTCCCCGTTACGGGCGGCGCGGCAGTCCACGGCTTCAGCCACGTCACCGGTGGTGGCCTGGCCGCCAACCTGGCCCGCGTCCTCCCGCAGGGCCTCGTGGCCACGGTTGACCGCAACACCTGGGAACTCCCGGCCATCTTCAAGCTGGTCTCCGAGCTCGGCAACGTGCCGTTGGCCGACCTGGAGCGCACGCTGAACCTCGGCGTGGGCATGGTTGCCATTGTTTCCGCCGAAGCAGCAGACGCTGCAGTGGCCCGCCTCAATGACCGCGGCCTTCCGTCCTGGGTCATGGGCACCGTCTCGGCTGACAGCGACTCGATCGACAAGACCGGCCCGGACTACGTCCAGGGCGCCAAGGGCGTCGACGGCGGCGCCGTCCGTTTGGTGAACGCGTACGCCTAA
- the modA gene encoding molybdate ABC transporter substrate-binding protein has protein sequence MSLTHKPLSALLLAGVLSASLSGCASGTAGPASGGAATSGQPSGEITVFAAASLKMTFTQLADDFEAKNPGTRVNLSFAGSSDLVTQITQGAPADVFASADTKNMTKLAEAKLVDGTATDFATNVLEIAVPPSNPASISSFADLAKPGVKVVTCASQVPCGAATDAVEKASRTMLRPVSEESSVTDVLGKVTSGEADAGLVYVTDVKGAGGKVKGIPFPESDQAVNTYPIATVGTSKNKALAAAFIAMVTGDAGKKILGDAGFGTP, from the coding sequence ATGAGTCTCACCCATAAGCCGCTCAGCGCGCTGCTGCTTGCAGGAGTCCTTTCTGCCAGTCTGTCGGGCTGCGCTTCAGGGACCGCGGGTCCGGCCTCCGGCGGCGCTGCAACCTCGGGGCAGCCCTCCGGGGAGATCACCGTCTTCGCCGCAGCATCACTGAAAATGACCTTCACCCAATTGGCCGATGACTTCGAAGCCAAGAACCCGGGCACCAGGGTGAATCTGAGTTTCGCCGGCTCCTCCGACCTGGTCACGCAGATCACCCAAGGCGCCCCCGCCGACGTGTTCGCTTCAGCCGATACCAAGAACATGACCAAGCTTGCCGAGGCCAAACTCGTGGATGGTACGGCGACCGACTTCGCCACCAACGTCCTGGAGATTGCCGTCCCACCCAGCAATCCGGCGTCGATCTCTTCCTTTGCCGACTTGGCCAAACCCGGAGTCAAGGTGGTCACCTGCGCGAGCCAGGTGCCATGCGGGGCAGCCACGGACGCCGTTGAGAAGGCGAGCCGAACCATGTTGCGTCCGGTCAGCGAGGAATCGTCCGTCACGGATGTCCTCGGCAAGGTCACCTCGGGCGAAGCCGATGCAGGCCTGGTCTACGTCACGGACGTCAAGGGGGCCGGGGGCAAGGTCAAGGGCATCCCCTTCCCGGAATCAGACCAAGCCGTCAACACTTACCCCATAGCCACAGTGGGCACCAGCAAGAACAAGGCGTTGGCAGCGGCATTCATTGCCATGGTCACCGGCGACGCCGGCAAGAAGATCCTGGGCGACGCCGGCTTCGGCACGCCGTAG